The Dehalococcoidales bacterium region CTGCCGGCCACGGGGCGGAAATAGCTCCATAGCGCTAAAGTCAGGTAGACGAGGTAGGCGATTACCTCCACCAGGGAGGGGTTAGCGTTATAGCCGACGATAGCCGTCAGGAACCGCCCCAGTGTCTCCCTTTCCGGGATGATATGGTTGATATCCCAGACATGCTCTATTACCGGCGGGATAATCCCGGCTTCATGAAACTCGTGGATGCCGTGAGCTAGTAACCCGGCGGCAAACACGACCAGTATCAGGCTGGTTACATTGAAGAAGGTTCTCAGGTTGAGCCGGGATGTGCCCTTGTAAATACTGTAGCCGATAGCTACGGCTATAACCAGTCCCAGCAGCCCTCCGATAGTAAATAAGAGCGGCGATTCGGCTACCCTGGTGGCGGCAAAGAGGAAGAGTACTGTTTCAATCCCTTCTCTGACCACGGCGACAAAGGCCAGCAGTACCAGCCCGAAGGATGAACCGCTGGTAAGCGCCGTTTGTATCTGGGCATGAAGGTGAGCTTTAATATCTATCGCCTGCTTGCGCATCCAGAATATCATCCAGGTGAGGATGCCGGTGGCAAACAGCATGGCGATACCTTCAAAGATCTGTTCACCGCGCCCGCTGAATTCTCCGGCCGTAAAATAGATGATAACGCCGGCAATCAGGCTGACCAGGACCGCCAGTGATGTTCCCATCCAGACTGATTTGAAGCTCTGCCGGTTATCAGTCCGGGCCAGGTAAGCCAGGATAATGCCAATGATAAGGGCGGCTTCCAGCCCTTCTCTGAGTGTGATTAAAAACGAACCCAACACTGGTTATATTCCCCCTTTCTGCTAGAATTATCTCGCCGGGCGGGTTTAACAACCCGCCCGGCGCTTTTCCCCCTGTTCTTTAAATCATCACCATGTTAAGTAACACTGGTCAATGATGGCTTCAAATTTTTCACTCTTTTTCGGGTGTCTGACGGGTGTTCGGGGAGCCGCTGACTCCTGACCAACAACCGCTATCGATAGCATTACCATCAATACTACTAAACCGAAAGGCAACATTTCAGTATCACCTCCTCCTCTACTTTTGGTTCTTCCCGTGTTTGGATACAAATGCTTCTCATTTGCAAAAGCTTTATCAAAAATTTATTCCCTTTTCCGGCGGCACTCGGCGCAATACCCGCCGATGTGCAGTTCAGTCTCCGTAATCTC contains the following coding sequences:
- the efeU gene encoding iron uptake transporter permease EfeU, with the translated sequence MGSFLITLREGLEAALIIGIILAYLARTDNRQSFKSVWMGTSLAVLVSLIAGVIIYFTAGEFSGRGEQIFEGIAMLFATGILTWMIFWMRKQAIDIKAHLHAQIQTALTSGSSFGLVLLAFVAVVREGIETVLFLFAATRVAESPLLFTIGGLLGLVIAVAIGYSIYKGTSRLNLRTFFNVTSLILVVFAAGLLAHGIHEFHEAGIIPPVIEHVWDINHIIPERETLGRFLTAIVGYNANPSLVEVIAYLVYLTLALWSYFRPVAGRVESAGHEKARIARAS